In Balneola sp., one genomic interval encodes:
- a CDS encoding polyisoprenoid-binding protein: protein MKILNKITTTLAVGIFALSSIALTSYAVMDWTIDKAHSAVNFQVTHFFTPVNGQFNNYEATVNFDPNNLEESMIDVTIMVNSIDTKNERRDGHLRTADFFNAEKYPHITFKSSNIEKTGENQFVANGTLTIKDVSKEIALPFTLLGMKDNPMKENTIVAGITASTKVDRTDYTVGTGDWASDAVIGDEVTVDLNLELNAEK from the coding sequence ATGAAAATATTAAATAAAATAACGACAACATTAGCAGTAGGAATATTTGCATTGTCATCAATTGCTTTAACTAGTTACGCAGTTATGGACTGGACTATTGACAAAGCACACAGTGCAGTCAATTTCCAAGTAACACACTTTTTTACTCCTGTAAATGGTCAATTTAACAATTACGAAGCTACAGTAAACTTCGACCCTAATAATCTCGAAGAAAGCATGATTGATGTTACAATCATGGTTAATAGCATTGACACCAAGAACGAACGCCGTGATGGTCACTTAAGAACAGCAGACTTTTTTAACGCTGAAAAGTATCCGCACATTACGTTCAAAAGCAGCAATATTGAAAAGACAGGCGAGAACCAATTTGTAGCAAACGGTACACTCACTATCAAAGATGTATCAAAAGAAATTGCACTGCCATTTACTTTATTGGGAATGAAAGACAACCCAATGAAAGAAAATACTATAGTAGCAGGTATCACTGCTTCTACAAAAGTTGACCGAACAGATTATACTGTAGGTACAGGTGACTGGGCTTCTGACGCTGTTATTGGTGACGAAGTAACCGTAGATCTCAACCTTGAGTTGAATGCTGAGAAGTAA
- a CDS encoding glucose-1-phosphate thymidylyltransferase, with the protein MNICFFNDEKASSFQPLTLTRPMDDLRVGIYSIRDKWRRVLGATFICRLLPVYLEGVFSSGEMNEKEDVLWINPRLLPSEKMVAKIEGLNAGQKIDYKGQCLAARIDGEKSILLFKKRTFTGSDLEPVDISEAIILENLWDLLTLNAFEIEKDIPLTGLKTESEKDGDIQNNIYNPENTFLGKGVSIEPGAIVIAKDGPVVIMDGATIEAGSIVKGPVVVGEDATIKMAARVYGGTTIGPVCKVGGEISNCIFHSYSNKGHDGFVGNSIFGQWVNLGADTNTSNLKNNYSSVRIFDWETKKEIETGAQFLGTIMGDHSKTAINTMLNTGTICGVSSNIFMSGFPPKYIPSFSWVGAEEYGEYQFDKAVEAMHAMMKRRTVDLSDAYKNMMQHISTSR; encoded by the coding sequence ATGAATATCTGCTTCTTTAATGATGAGAAAGCTTCCAGTTTTCAGCCTCTTACATTGACTCGCCCAATGGACGATTTAAGAGTGGGGATCTATAGCATAAGAGATAAATGGCGACGAGTATTAGGGGCTACATTTATCTGCAGGCTATTACCTGTGTATTTGGAGGGTGTCTTTTCATCAGGTGAAATGAATGAGAAGGAAGATGTTCTATGGATTAATCCCCGGTTGCTGCCTTCTGAAAAAATGGTAGCCAAAATAGAGGGACTCAATGCTGGGCAAAAAATAGACTACAAAGGCCAGTGCCTGGCTGCCAGAATAGATGGAGAAAAATCTATTCTCCTATTTAAAAAAAGAACTTTCACTGGATCTGATTTGGAGCCCGTTGATATAAGCGAAGCCATTATTCTAGAAAATTTATGGGACCTGCTGACCTTAAATGCCTTCGAAATCGAAAAAGACATTCCTTTAACTGGTTTAAAAACCGAGTCTGAGAAAGATGGTGATATTCAAAATAATATTTACAATCCTGAGAATACGTTTCTTGGAAAGGGTGTGAGTATTGAGCCTGGCGCTATAGTAATAGCTAAAGATGGCCCGGTTGTTATTATGGATGGAGCAACTATTGAAGCAGGTAGCATAGTTAAAGGACCGGTTGTTGTTGGTGAAGATGCTACTATAAAAATGGCCGCCCGGGTATATGGAGGGACAACTATTGGTCCGGTTTGTAAAGTTGGAGGTGAAATATCGAACTGTATTTTCCATTCGTATTCTAATAAAGGGCATGATGGATTTGTTGGGAATTCCATTTTCGGACAATGGGTAAATCTTGGGGCCGACACAAATACCTCAAACCTGAAGAATAACTACAGTTCAGTACGCATTTTTGATTGGGAAACTAAAAAGGAAATAGAGACAGGAGCCCAGTTCCTTGGAACTATTATGGGTGATCACTCCAAAACCGCTATTAATACCATGTTGAATACTGGAACTATTTGTGGGGTCAGTTCCAATATCTTTATGTCTGGATTTCCGCCGAAATATATTCCATCATTTTCGTGGGTTGGAGCTGAGGAGTATGGAGAATATCAGTTTGATAAAGCTGTCGAAGCAATGCATGCCATGATGAAGAGAAGAACAGTTGATCTTTCAGATGCTTACAAAAATATGATGCAGCATATTTCAACAAGTAGATAA
- the glmS gene encoding glutamine--fructose-6-phosphate transaminase (isomerizing): MCGIVGYVGDKQASQIIINGLKRLEYRGYDSAGLAIVNGKLSIKKKKGKVAALEAMISSSEKGTIGIGHTRWATHGEPNDVNSHPHTSQNEKLALVHNGIIENYNTLKKKLTEQGYSFYSETDTEVLTKLIESFLEKDPSNLKKAIQLALHQVNGTYGIAVVHSDFPDQIIVARKGSPLLLGVGEGEMLIASDASAVAEYTDKVVYLDDGELAVITKNDYTVESSDQIELSKEIHELALSLDEIEKGGYDHFMLKEIFEQPKAISDCLRGRLNVEDGTITLGGIEGVMDQLVNAKRIIIAACGTSWHSGLVGEYLFEYLAKVPVEVEYASEFRYKEPLIGEGDVMIVISQSGETADTLAALREAKSRGALVLGVVNVVGSTIARETDAGVYIHAGPEIGVASTKAFTAQVTVLTLMAIRLAQQKNTIDDKEAKKLITELAQIPSKIESILEETDQIKHISNLFSYAPNFLYLGRSYSFPVALEGALKLKEISYIHAEGYPAAEMKHGPIALIDEMMPVVVIAATQHTNDKMISNIEEVRARKGRIIAITTPNNDEVGELAEFSSIVPETLDVFSPLLTVIPLQLLSYYVAVNRGCNVDQPRNLAKSVTVE; this comes from the coding sequence ATGTGTGGAATTGTAGGTTATGTAGGCGATAAACAGGCCAGTCAAATTATCATCAATGGTCTCAAAAGACTAGAATATCGGGGATATGATTCTGCAGGATTAGCCATAGTAAATGGTAAGCTCAGCATAAAAAAGAAGAAAGGAAAAGTGGCCGCACTAGAGGCAATGATTTCTTCATCTGAAAAAGGCACCATTGGAATTGGGCATACAAGGTGGGCAACACATGGAGAACCTAACGATGTAAACTCTCATCCCCATACAAGCCAGAATGAGAAGCTTGCCTTAGTCCATAATGGTATTATTGAAAATTATAATACCCTAAAAAAGAAACTTACTGAGCAGGGTTATTCTTTTTATTCTGAAACCGATACTGAAGTCCTTACTAAACTCATTGAGAGTTTCTTAGAAAAAGACCCTTCAAACCTAAAAAAGGCAATTCAATTGGCTTTGCATCAGGTTAATGGGACTTACGGTATTGCAGTGGTACATTCTGATTTTCCAGACCAAATTATTGTAGCCCGGAAAGGCTCACCCCTTCTCCTTGGTGTTGGTGAAGGCGAAATGCTAATTGCATCAGACGCCTCCGCAGTTGCCGAGTATACAGATAAGGTTGTGTACTTAGATGATGGAGAACTTGCCGTAATTACTAAAAATGATTACACCGTTGAATCTTCAGATCAAATTGAGTTATCGAAAGAAATCCACGAGCTTGCACTGAGTCTTGATGAGATTGAGAAAGGCGGATATGATCATTTTATGCTTAAAGAAATTTTTGAGCAACCAAAAGCAATATCTGATTGCCTTAGAGGGCGCCTAAATGTCGAAGACGGAACTATCACCTTGGGAGGTATTGAAGGCGTCATGGATCAGCTGGTTAATGCCAAAAGGATAATAATTGCGGCATGTGGAACAAGCTGGCACTCAGGTTTAGTCGGTGAATATCTATTCGAATATCTTGCAAAAGTACCTGTTGAAGTTGAATACGCATCTGAATTCCGTTATAAAGAGCCGTTAATTGGCGAAGGAGATGTGATGATTGTTATCTCTCAAAGTGGTGAAACAGCTGATACCCTGGCTGCACTCAGAGAAGCAAAATCACGTGGCGCACTAGTCTTAGGTGTTGTCAACGTAGTTGGTTCTACCATTGCCCGTGAAACTGATGCGGGAGTTTATATTCATGCCGGTCCAGAAATCGGCGTGGCTTCAACAAAAGCATTTACAGCTCAGGTAACTGTGCTTACACTCATGGCTATACGTCTTGCTCAGCAAAAGAATACCATTGACGATAAGGAAGCGAAGAAACTTATTACAGAGCTTGCTCAAATTCCTTCCAAAATAGAAAGTATTCTAGAGGAAACAGATCAGATAAAGCACATATCAAACTTGTTTTCATATGCTCCAAACTTTCTTTACCTGGGAAGATCTTACAGTTTTCCAGTAGCACTTGAAGGTGCCCTAAAACTTAAGGAGATCTCCTATATTCATGCCGAGGGATACCCTGCTGCGGAAATGAAGCATGGACCTATTGCACTTATCGATGAGATGATGCCCGTTGTGGTTATTGCAGCTACCCAGCATACTAATGATAAAATGATTAGTAATATTGAGGAAGTAAGAGCACGAAAAGGAAGAATCATTGCCATTACCACTCCAAATAATGATGAGGTCGGAGAATTGGCTGAATTTAGCTCCATTGTTCCCGAAACCTTAGATGTGTTTTCACCATTACTGACTGTGATACCACTTCAATTGTTATCCTACTATGTGGCTGTTAACAGAGGCTGTAATGTAGACCAGCCCCGTAACCTTGCAAAAAGCGTTACTGTTGAATAA
- a CDS encoding cryptochrome DASH has translation MKRSLTWFRNDLRIHDNEALAKASQADEILPIYIFDPRHFRTTSFGFPKTDSFRANFLLESIQNLKNNLKSAGLDLIIRMGKPENIIPELVKTYDIDLAFTHKEITREETDVEDAIKKKINGKLNFVWGSTLFHINDIPFSKDEIPDVFTQYRKKTEKQSEVRQELSFRKGVSPIPDVESKKIPSLSDLGIAEKKIDDRSVLHFKGGEDEALKRLQDYIWDGDHLKNYKFTRNGLLGADYSSKFSPWLANGTLSPRRIYWEVKKFEDERKKNVSTYWMIFELIWRDYFRFSAWKHGDKIFWPSGIQGKKRAWRHDEEEFKKWAEGNTGIPFIDANMCELNATGYMSNRGRQNVASFLAQNLNIDWRMGAEYFESLLLDYDPCSNYGNWAYNTTVGHDPRNRYFNIVGQAQKYDTKGEYVRHWIPELKHVPQEFIHEPHKMNPEQQALYSVEIGNTYPEPMINLEESYEEIKARD, from the coding sequence ATGAAACGATCTCTAACCTGGTTTAGAAATGATCTCAGGATTCACGATAACGAGGCATTAGCTAAAGCTTCCCAAGCTGATGAGATCTTGCCAATCTATATTTTTGATCCCCGACATTTTAGAACTACTTCTTTTGGGTTCCCAAAAACTGATTCATTCAGAGCAAACTTTTTATTGGAGTCTATTCAGAATCTTAAGAACAATCTAAAGTCTGCAGGACTTGATCTAATTATTAGAATGGGGAAACCCGAAAACATTATTCCTGAATTAGTAAAAACCTACGACATTGACTTAGCTTTTACTCATAAAGAAATAACCCGGGAAGAAACTGATGTAGAAGATGCCATCAAAAAGAAGATTAATGGTAAATTGAATTTTGTATGGGGAAGCACACTTTTTCACATTAACGATATTCCATTTTCAAAAGATGAGATCCCTGATGTTTTTACTCAATACCGGAAGAAGACAGAAAAGCAGTCTGAAGTTCGTCAAGAATTGAGTTTCAGAAAAGGAGTCTCACCTATACCTGATGTAGAGAGCAAAAAAATTCCCAGCTTATCTGATTTAGGAATTGCAGAGAAAAAGATCGATGATCGCTCAGTCCTTCATTTCAAAGGAGGTGAAGATGAAGCTTTAAAACGTCTTCAAGATTATATCTGGGATGGTGATCACCTCAAGAATTATAAGTTTACACGCAATGGGTTGCTAGGAGCCGACTATTCCTCCAAATTCTCTCCATGGCTCGCAAATGGCACACTTTCACCCCGAAGAATTTATTGGGAAGTAAAAAAATTCGAGGATGAAAGGAAGAAAAACGTATCAACATATTGGATGATTTTTGAACTTATCTGGCGAGACTATTTTCGATTCTCAGCCTGGAAGCATGGCGACAAAATCTTCTGGCCTTCCGGAATTCAAGGTAAAAAAAGGGCTTGGCGACACGATGAAGAAGAATTTAAAAAATGGGCTGAAGGTAACACTGGAATTCCTTTTATTGATGCTAACATGTGTGAGTTAAACGCCACAGGCTACATGAGTAATAGAGGCCGGCAAAATGTTGCCAGTTTTTTAGCTCAGAACCTGAATATTGATTGGCGCATGGGCGCCGAGTATTTTGAATCGCTACTGCTCGACTATGACCCTTGCAGTAACTATGGTAACTGGGCTTACAATACTACCGTGGGGCACGATCCCCGAAACCGGTATTTTAATATTGTCGGCCAGGCCCAGAAGTATGACACAAAAGGCGAATATGTTCGTCATTGGATACCGGAATTGAAACATGTGCCTCAGGAATTTATTCATGAGCCGCACAAAATGAATCCCGAACAACAAGCGTTATACTCCGTAGAGATTGGAAATACTTATCCAGAGCCGATGATAAACCTTGAGGAAAGTTATGAAGAAATCAAAGCAAGAGATTAA
- a CDS encoding SDR family oxidoreductase yields MNILITGATSGIGKELALQLSSKGHKVGLMGRRTERLQEIKEQVGELAYIKTLDVTDHDKAEEVYKELIEEMGGMDMMILNAGIGRIKMLPVWESDKKLIEVNALAFAHGCHFAFQYFMKQKSGHIVGMSSMASLLAHHRATSYTASKHFISNYMTGFRQKAKRVDSDITITEVRPGYVWTEMTERAKGMFWVAPVEKAVRQMVRGMEKKKNYVYVTKRWQLLAWVAKAVPEWVWDRL; encoded by the coding sequence ATGAATATTCTCATCACCGGAGCAACATCAGGAATCGGTAAAGAGCTAGCTCTGCAATTATCATCCAAGGGACATAAAGTTGGCTTAATGGGCCGCCGTACAGAACGTCTTCAGGAAATTAAGGAACAGGTCGGAGAGTTAGCTTACATCAAAACATTAGATGTTACTGATCACGATAAAGCAGAAGAAGTATACAAAGAGCTTATTGAGGAAATGGGAGGCATGGATATGATGATCCTGAATGCGGGAATTGGCCGTATAAAAATGCTGCCCGTTTGGGAATCTGACAAAAAACTCATTGAGGTTAATGCTCTGGCTTTTGCACATGGATGTCATTTTGCTTTTCAATATTTCATGAAACAAAAAAGCGGACACATTGTGGGGATGTCTTCCATGGCTTCTTTATTGGCACACCACAGAGCTACTTCTTATACCGCATCAAAGCATTTTATTTCGAATTATATGACCGGCTTCCGGCAAAAAGCCAAGCGCGTGGATTCGGATATCACGATAACTGAAGTACGACCCGGATATGTCTGGACAGAAATGACAGAACGCGCAAAAGGTATGTTTTGGGTAGCACCGGTCGAAAAAGCTGTTCGGCAAATGGTGCGTGGCATGGAGAAGAAGAAAAATTATGTATATGTGACTAAAAGATGGCAGTTACTAGCTTGGGTTGCTAAGGCTGTTCCTGAATGGGTTTGGGATCGGCTTTAA
- a CDS encoding pyridoxine 5'-phosphate synthase, which translates to MNLLVNIDHIATLRNARGEGYPDPIEAAEVCERVGAAGIVFHLRGDRRHIRDEDVYRLKESVRGTLDFEMAASDEMLEICTEVDPHLCTLVPEGREELTTEGGLKMSTVMDDYRTRVFPALRKTNIEISLFLDPNTEDIELAHELGADAIELHTGTFANADSRKQQHELTRLRKAASLANDLGMKVNAGHGLNLENLPDLLETVPHLNEISIGHALVSKSIYWGLEKTVKAYMEIMEDYA; encoded by the coding sequence ATGAATTTACTTGTCAACATCGATCATATAGCAACGCTAAGAAATGCAAGAGGTGAAGGTTACCCAGACCCGATTGAAGCTGCTGAGGTTTGTGAAAGAGTAGGAGCGGCCGGAATTGTATTTCACCTTCGCGGAGATCGGCGGCATATCAGGGATGAAGATGTTTACAGGTTAAAGGAGTCAGTACGTGGAACACTGGATTTTGAAATGGCGGCTTCAGATGAGATGCTTGAAATCTGCACAGAGGTTGACCCACACTTATGCACATTAGTACCTGAAGGAAGGGAAGAGTTAACTACAGAAGGTGGACTGAAAATGTCTACAGTGATGGATGACTATAGAACTCGTGTGTTCCCTGCCTTGAGAAAGACCAATATTGAGATCAGCTTATTTTTAGATCCCAATACTGAAGACATAGAGTTGGCACATGAACTTGGCGCCGATGCTATTGAACTTCATACCGGTACCTTTGCAAATGCTGATTCAAGAAAGCAGCAACATGAACTTACCCGATTGAGAAAAGCTGCAAGCCTTGCCAATGATTTAGGCATGAAAGTAAACGCAGGACATGGATTGAACCTTGAAAACCTGCCTGATTTGTTAGAAACTGTTCCTCATTTAAATGAAATTAGTATTGGACACGCCCTTGTAAGTAAATCGATTTATTGGGGTCTCGAAAAAACAGTTAAAGCCTATATGGAAATTATGGAGGATTATGCCTGA
- a CDS encoding 3-methyladenine DNA glycosylase, which yields MSKKLPRSFYSRDDVVQISRELIGKVLCTNVDDVFTSGRIVETEAYDGRNDKACHAHLNKRTKRTEVMYGKPGHAYVYLCYGIHNLFNIVTNQEGLADAILIRAIEPVDGIDAMLKRRNKEKLDPSVGNGPGIISQALGINRDHYGIDLLGDTIWIEDQGTEVGGDEIQASERIGIDYAEEDAQLPWRFTLKGSKYVSK from the coding sequence ATGTCCAAAAAGCTGCCCCGCTCTTTTTATAGCCGTGATGATGTAGTTCAAATTAGCAGAGAACTCATAGGGAAAGTCCTGTGCACTAACGTAGATGATGTTTTTACTTCTGGCAGAATTGTGGAAACCGAAGCCTATGACGGAAGAAATGACAAAGCCTGCCACGCCCACCTTAACAAAAGAACTAAGCGAACTGAAGTAATGTATGGGAAGCCGGGCCATGCTTATGTATATCTATGTTATGGAATTCATAACCTATTCAATATTGTAACCAATCAAGAAGGTCTGGCAGATGCTATACTGATTCGAGCAATTGAGCCAGTTGATGGAATCGATGCAATGCTGAAGAGAAGAAATAAGGAAAAGCTAGATCCTTCAGTGGGGAATGGACCGGGAATCATATCTCAGGCACTCGGTATAAACCGGGATCATTATGGAATTGATTTGTTGGGGGATACCATTTGGATTGAAGATCAGGGAACTGAGGTAGGGGGTGATGAGATACAAGCTTCCGAACGGATTGGAATCGATTATGCAGAGGAAGATGCACAACTTCCCTGGAGATTTACTCTGAAAGGCTCAAAGTATGTGAGCAAATAA
- a CDS encoding sorbosone dehydrogenase yields the protein MRLAIVLSCLVLFTSCTSEKPKGDKSGTAISLGYLEAPAGFSVEVYAENVPNARQMAMGKDGILYVGTRRDGRVHAVVDRDNDFKADTIFTIASDLRLPNGVAYKDGSLYVAEVSKIWRFDNIDENLQSPPEPVLVTDDYPTEGHHGWKYIAFGPDDKLYVPVGAPCNVCNREDENPIFASLTRINADGSNREIIAHGIRNTVGFTWHPETGNVWFTDNNRDWMGDDLPPGELNELTEEGQHFGFPFLHANDVWDPEFGEAGKAMDKEFKTPVRELGPHVAGLGVMFYTGKMFPESYKNQALIAEHGSWNRSEKIGYRITMVKFDDNGNPISYEPFVTGWLQGEEDVRGRPVALLQLKDGSVLISDDHGNKIYRLTYEG from the coding sequence ATGAGATTAGCAATAGTATTAAGCTGTCTGGTTTTATTCACATCATGTACTTCGGAAAAACCCAAGGGCGATAAATCCGGAACAGCAATTTCGTTAGGATATTTAGAAGCGCCTGCTGGATTCTCAGTAGAAGTGTATGCTGAAAACGTCCCAAATGCCCGGCAAATGGCCATGGGTAAGGATGGCATACTGTATGTGGGAACCCGTAGAGATGGGCGCGTACATGCAGTAGTAGATAGGGATAATGACTTTAAAGCGGACACCATTTTCACCATTGCTTCAGACTTAAGATTACCGAATGGAGTGGCTTATAAAGATGGAAGCCTATACGTTGCAGAGGTGAGTAAGATCTGGCGTTTTGATAATATTGATGAAAACCTTCAAAGTCCGCCCGAGCCAGTTTTAGTTACGGATGATTATCCTACCGAAGGGCATCATGGTTGGAAGTATATTGCCTTTGGCCCGGATGATAAGCTGTATGTTCCCGTAGGTGCTCCCTGTAATGTGTGCAATAGAGAGGATGAGAACCCAATTTTTGCCTCGCTCACCAGAATAAATGCTGACGGATCAAATAGGGAAATCATTGCGCATGGTATTCGAAATACTGTCGGCTTTACCTGGCACCCGGAAACAGGGAATGTCTGGTTTACTGATAACAACAGAGACTGGATGGGAGATGATTTACCTCCCGGAGAATTGAATGAACTCACTGAGGAGGGGCAGCATTTTGGTTTTCCTTTTTTACATGCTAACGACGTTTGGGATCCCGAATTTGGTGAAGCTGGAAAAGCCATGGATAAGGAATTTAAAACCCCGGTTCGTGAATTAGGGCCTCATGTAGCAGGATTGGGAGTGATGTTTTACACAGGAAAGATGTTTCCTGAATCATATAAAAACCAGGCGCTTATAGCCGAACACGGGAGTTGGAACCGCAGCGAAAAAATTGGATATCGGATTACCATGGTTAAGTTTGATGATAATGGTAACCCAATTTCATACGAACCTTTTGTGACTGGCTGGTTGCAAGGAGAAGAAGATGTGAGGGGACGACCCGTAGCATTATTACAGCTTAAGGATGGTTCCGTTTTAATCTCAGATGATCATGGGAATAAAATTTACCGACTTACCTACGAAGGATAG
- a CDS encoding isocitrate dehydrogenase (catalyzes the formation of 2-oxoglutarate from isocitrate) — MKNVVLIPGDGIGAEITNSVTTILDEAGAKIDWIEKSAGLKAHEENGNPLPEDTIEAIDEHRIALKGPLTTPVGSGFKSVNVALRQKFNLYSNIRPARTLPSIDSPFRGVDMVLFRENTQGLYIGKEEWVEEADNKRHAEAIAVVTEEASEKIVRAAFEYAVHNDRKKVTLVHKANILKLTTGLFLEVGKRVAKEYKDIEFQDLIVDNMAMQMVMRPQQFDVVVTTNLFGDILSDLASGLVGGLGVTGAANIGDDAAMFEAVHGSAPDIVGKNIANPMGLLFSSLMMLEHIDQKQVAENIRKAIYKTLVEKKVYCTPDIGGEGTTSTFTQAVCDNI; from the coding sequence ATGAAAAATGTTGTTTTAATCCCCGGTGATGGAATCGGGGCAGAGATCACCAATTCTGTCACTACTATACTAGATGAAGCCGGTGCAAAAATAGACTGGATTGAAAAGTCTGCCGGGTTAAAGGCCCATGAAGAAAACGGTAATCCACTTCCAGAAGATACAATTGAAGCTATAGATGAGCACCGCATTGCTCTGAAAGGACCTTTGACAACACCTGTCGGTTCTGGTTTCAAGTCTGTAAATGTTGCGCTGAGACAAAAGTTTAACCTATATAGCAACATCCGTCCGGCCCGAACACTCCCCAGCATTGATAGTCCATTTCGTGGAGTAGATATGGTGCTGTTTCGTGAAAATACTCAGGGACTTTATATTGGAAAGGAAGAGTGGGTTGAAGAAGCAGACAATAAAAGACATGCTGAAGCAATTGCTGTTGTCACTGAAGAAGCCAGTGAAAAGATTGTACGAGCTGCATTTGAATATGCAGTACATAACGACCGAAAAAAGGTGACACTAGTTCATAAAGCAAATATTCTGAAACTTACTACCGGTCTATTTCTTGAAGTCGGTAAACGAGTCGCTAAAGAATATAAGGACATTGAATTTCAGGATTTGATTGTTGACAACATGGCGATGCAAATGGTAATGCGTCCCCAACAATTTGATGTTGTTGTGACGACGAATCTTTTTGGAGATATTTTATCTGATCTGGCATCAGGATTAGTCGGTGGTTTAGGCGTTACTGGAGCCGCTAATATTGGTGATGATGCTGCAATGTTTGAAGCTGTTCATGGTTCTGCCCCAGATATTGTTGGTAAGAATATTGCAAACCCAATGGGACTGCTTTTCTCTTCACTAATGATGTTAGAGCATATCGACCAAAAACAGGTAGCTGAAAATATTCGAAAGGCTATTTATAAAACTCTTGTTGAGAAAAAAGTTTACTGCACCCCTGATATAGGTGGTGAGGGAACGACTTCAACATTTACGCAAGCAGTTTGCGACAATATTTAG
- a CDS encoding DUF4956 domain-containing protein: MFELFPDQPVYDYPTLLNVFYSLIWAFVLSSLIAITHRVTFSGHQYPKNFFQGLALGSIVAALVMMAIGDSLARGLGAFGALAMIRFRTKIQDVRNILFIFASLSVGLAIGVFGYTIAFVGTILFCTMALVLHLSPFSTKDGVRGTLTFRLQDGKGLDQVIAIMDKYCTEYDDVEITARDSGRYDYEYQVEFKDDDTNTRFMNEMKAVEHTLRVRISFKEFLENN, translated from the coding sequence ATGTTTGAATTATTTCCAGATCAGCCGGTCTACGATTACCCAACCCTGCTGAATGTATTTTATTCCCTAATCTGGGCGTTTGTACTTTCTTCCTTGATCGCAATTACCCATCGAGTCACCTTTTCGGGGCACCAATATCCAAAAAACTTTTTTCAGGGCTTGGCTTTAGGTTCCATTGTTGCTGCCTTAGTTATGATGGCCATCGGAGATAGCCTTGCTCGTGGTTTAGGTGCTTTTGGTGCGCTTGCAATGATTCGCTTCAGAACCAAGATTCAGGACGTTAGAAATATTCTATTCATCTTCGCTTCTCTCAGTGTAGGTTTGGCAATTGGAGTTTTCGGATATACTATAGCTTTTGTGGGAACCATTTTGTTCTGTACGATGGCGCTTGTTCTACACTTGAGTCCTTTCAGCACAAAAGACGGGGTAAGGGGAACATTAACATTCAGACTTCAGGACGGGAAAGGCCTGGATCAGGTAATTGCAATAATGGATAAGTATTGTACTGAATATGATGATGTAGAAATTACAGCTCGCGATAGTGGTCGTTATGATTATGAATATCAGGTAGAGTTCAAAGATGATGACACCAATACCAGATTCATGAACGAAATGAAGGCTGTTGAACACACACTTAGGGTGCGGATTTCTTTTAAAGAGTTTTTAGAGAACAACTAA
- a CDS encoding GNAT family N-acetyltransferase: MEIIYKPFSELSSSELEDVLRLRQNVFIIEQNCFYEDIDGFDEKANHLLFYEGNKLAAYLRLFPKGSKLDDEISLGRIVVDPEFRGIGLGPVLIKKGIQLSEGEPIRIEAQAALTKYYNELGFTEEGEVYVVDGIDHIQMTLT, from the coding sequence ATGGAAATAATTTATAAGCCTTTTTCTGAGCTGAGTTCTTCAGAGCTGGAAGATGTACTCAGGCTTCGACAGAATGTTTTTATAATTGAGCAGAACTGCTTTTATGAAGATATCGACGGCTTTGACGAAAAGGCCAATCATCTGCTTTTCTATGAAGGGAATAAACTCGCTGCTTATCTAAGGTTGTTTCCGAAAGGATCTAAGCTTGATGACGAAATCAGTTTAGGAAGAATAGTTGTAGATCCGGAGTTCAGAGGAATTGGTTTAGGCCCTGTTCTAATCAAAAAGGGAATACAGTTAAGTGAGGGAGAACCAATACGGATTGAAGCTCAGGCTGCCTTAACAAAGTATTATAATGAACTGGGTTTTACTGAAGAAGGAGAAGTTTACGTTGTAGATGGGATCGATCATATTCAAATGACCCTGACCTAA